A genomic region of Clavibacter michiganensis subsp. insidiosus contains the following coding sequences:
- a CDS encoding carbohydrate ABC transporter permease, translated as MATTAVPARPTAQAAGRARGAGDAAAARGPVRRRPRFRWERFFQAMFLVPAVVYLVLFFGYPVVKNIVMSFQEYTTTTFYTGEAPWVGFANYASVLSSGIFSTALLNTFLFTIGSILGQFVIGLVLALFFRRSFPLNGLLRALLLLPWLLPLIVSSAVWKWILDQDSGVLNQFLLGTGAVQDPVPWLTSPAFALITVIAVNVWIGIPFNTTILYGGLQDIPPELYEAGSLDGATGWRGFRHITWPLLRPVVGVVLVLGVVYTIKVLDIILGLTNGGPANSTQTIATQSYTLSFQQFDFGSGAALSNILIAISAVFAVVYLRANRKAVDD; from the coding sequence ATGGCGACGACCGCCGTCCCCGCCCGCCCGACCGCGCAGGCGGCCGGGCGGGCCCGGGGCGCCGGGGACGCCGCCGCCGCGCGGGGCCCCGTGCGTCGCCGTCCCCGCTTCCGGTGGGAGCGCTTCTTCCAGGCGATGTTCCTGGTGCCGGCGGTCGTGTACCTCGTGCTCTTCTTCGGCTATCCCGTCGTGAAGAACATCGTCATGAGCTTCCAGGAGTACACGACGACCACCTTCTACACGGGCGAGGCGCCGTGGGTCGGGTTCGCGAACTACGCATCGGTGCTCTCGTCGGGGATCTTCTCGACGGCGCTCCTCAACACGTTCCTCTTCACGATCGGCTCGATCCTCGGCCAATTCGTCATCGGGCTCGTGCTGGCGCTGTTCTTCCGCCGGTCGTTCCCGCTCAACGGGCTGCTGCGGGCGCTGCTGCTCCTGCCGTGGCTGCTGCCGCTCATCGTCTCGAGCGCGGTGTGGAAGTGGATCCTCGACCAGGACTCCGGCGTGCTCAACCAGTTCCTGCTGGGCACGGGCGCGGTGCAGGACCCGGTGCCGTGGCTCACGAGCCCGGCGTTCGCGCTCATCACGGTGATCGCCGTGAACGTGTGGATCGGGATCCCGTTCAACACGACCATCCTCTACGGCGGCCTGCAGGACATCCCGCCGGAGCTGTACGAGGCCGGATCCCTCGACGGGGCCACCGGCTGGCGCGGCTTCCGGCACATCACCTGGCCGCTGCTGCGACCCGTGGTGGGCGTCGTGCTCGTCCTCGGCGTCGTCTACACGATCAAGGTGCTCGACATCATCCTGGGCCTCACGAACGGCGGGCCCGCGAACTCGACGCAGACCATCGCGACGCAGTCGTACACGCTCTCGTTCCAGCAGTTCGACTTCGGGTCGGGCGCCGCCCTCAGCAACATCCTCATCGCCATCTCGGCGGTGTTCGCGGTGGTCTACCTCCGCGCCAACAGGAAGGCCGTCGATGACTGA
- the aroQ gene encoding gamma subclass chorismate mutase AroQ, which produces MPRRALIATSAFAVTLAALLGAAAPAQACPRDPAEQQAVTAVASAALDRLEIADDVAASKWLSGKAVADPAREQAVVDATIAAAKADGVDPVAAERIIRAQILASKQVQYALIVRWHAHPDEAPTTAPDLTTSVRPRINAVDARLVPAIGAASAALDDQQCGHLVKDARGQLGQGLDDAHRKAFRTALATVCTPES; this is translated from the coding sequence ATGCCCCGCCGCGCCCTCATCGCCACGTCCGCGTTCGCCGTCACCCTCGCCGCTCTCCTCGGCGCCGCCGCACCCGCGCAGGCGTGCCCGCGCGACCCGGCGGAGCAGCAGGCGGTCACCGCCGTCGCGTCCGCCGCGCTCGACCGCCTCGAGATCGCCGACGACGTGGCCGCGTCGAAGTGGCTGTCGGGCAAGGCCGTCGCGGATCCCGCGCGCGAGCAGGCCGTCGTCGACGCGACGATCGCCGCCGCGAAGGCCGACGGGGTCGACCCGGTCGCGGCCGAGCGCATCATCCGCGCGCAGATCCTCGCGAGCAAGCAGGTGCAGTACGCGCTCATCGTCCGCTGGCACGCGCACCCCGACGAGGCGCCCACCACCGCGCCCGACCTCACCACGAGCGTGCGCCCGCGCATCAACGCGGTCGACGCCCGGCTCGTCCCGGCCATCGGCGCCGCGTCCGCCGCGCTCGACGACCAGCAGTGCGGCCACCTCGTGAAGGACGCCCGCGGCCAGCTCGGCCAGGGCCTCGACGACGCGCACCGCAAGGCCTTCCGCACGGCCCTCGCCACCGTCTGCACGCCGGAGTCCTGA
- a CDS encoding HAD family hydrolase: protein MSAPVDLVILDGDGVLVDSEVLAVEVDRRVLGELGWDVTTEEIVERLVGKSHAAFTAEVAAHLGRDLADDWDAPYAHWYGEAFEEHLRPVDGIAEALDAIALPTCVASSGGHPKIRADLARTGLLGRFDGRISSATEVAHGKPAPVLFLLAASRMGVDPARCVVVEDSPYGVQGALAAGMRALGYAGGLTPADRLRDAGATVFDDMRDLPPLLRELAG, encoded by the coding sequence GTGAGCGCGCCGGTGGATCTCGTGATCCTCGACGGCGACGGCGTGCTCGTCGACAGCGAGGTGCTCGCCGTCGAGGTCGACCGGCGGGTGCTCGGGGAGCTCGGCTGGGACGTCACGACCGAGGAGATCGTCGAGCGCTTGGTCGGGAAGTCGCACGCGGCCTTCACCGCGGAGGTCGCCGCGCACCTCGGCCGCGACCTCGCCGACGACTGGGACGCGCCCTACGCGCACTGGTACGGGGAGGCCTTCGAGGAGCACCTGCGGCCGGTCGACGGCATCGCGGAGGCCCTCGACGCCATCGCCCTGCCGACGTGCGTGGCATCCAGCGGCGGCCACCCGAAGATCCGCGCCGACCTCGCGCGCACGGGTCTGCTCGGGCGCTTCGACGGCCGCATCTCGAGCGCCACCGAGGTGGCGCACGGCAAGCCCGCGCCCGTCCTCTTCCTCCTCGCGGCGTCGCGGATGGGCGTGGATCCCGCGCGCTGCGTCGTCGTGGAGGACAGCCCGTACGGCGTGCAGGGTGCGCTCGCCGCGGGCATGCGCGCGCTCGGCTACGCGGGCGGGCTCACCCCGGCCGACCGCCTGCGCGATGCCGGCGCCACCGTCTTCGACGACATGCGCGACCTGCCGCCGCTGCTGCGGGAGCTCGCGGGCTGA
- a CDS encoding carbohydrate ABC transporter permease, which translates to MTDTAERLAPPAPRRLPHPVGSRRPRADRSWISTVVGIVILAVMLFPVYWMVNISLQPAGPAIQAAWFPFEAQFQGYATALSEQGQALGTSLVIALGSVVLSLAIATPAAYALAQFRFRWINIVLFGILISQMIPGIVVANALYAAYNDVGLLNSIPGLILADSTAGIPFAILIMRAFMAGIPPSIIEAAKVDGAGNFRAFRSIVLPVSLNAVITAGLFTFLFTWSDFLFALTLTTTDDVRPITLGIYQYIGTYTADWSTVMATAVLASLPAIVLLLAAQRFIAAGATGGAVK; encoded by the coding sequence ATGACTGACACCGCCGAGCGCCTCGCGCCACCCGCGCCACGCCGCCTGCCGCACCCGGTCGGGTCCCGCCGACCCCGCGCCGACCGCAGCTGGATCTCGACCGTCGTCGGGATCGTGATCCTCGCCGTCATGCTGTTCCCCGTCTACTGGATGGTCAACATCTCCCTGCAGCCCGCGGGCCCGGCGATCCAGGCGGCGTGGTTCCCGTTCGAGGCGCAGTTCCAGGGCTACGCGACCGCGCTCTCCGAGCAGGGGCAGGCGCTCGGCACGAGCCTCGTGATCGCGCTCGGCAGCGTGGTGCTCAGCCTCGCCATCGCGACCCCGGCGGCGTACGCGCTCGCGCAGTTCCGGTTCCGCTGGATCAACATCGTGCTGTTCGGGATCCTCATCTCGCAGATGATCCCGGGCATCGTCGTCGCGAACGCGCTCTACGCCGCGTACAACGACGTCGGGCTGCTCAACTCCATCCCGGGCCTGATCCTCGCGGACTCCACGGCCGGCATCCCGTTCGCGATCCTCATCATGCGGGCGTTCATGGCGGGCATCCCGCCGTCGATCATCGAGGCCGCGAAGGTGGACGGCGCCGGGAACTTCCGGGCCTTCCGCTCGATCGTGCTGCCCGTGAGCCTCAACGCCGTGATCACGGCCGGGCTCTTCACGTTCCTCTTCACCTGGAGCGACTTCCTGTTCGCGCTGACGCTCACGACGACCGACGACGTGCGCCCCATCACGCTCGGGATCTACCAGTACATCGGCACGTACACCGCCGACTGGAGCACGGTGATGGCGACGGCCGTGCTCGCGTCGCTGCCCGCGATCGTGCTGCTCCTCGCGGCGCAGCGCTTCATCGCGGCGGGCGCGACGGGCGGCGCGGTCAAGTGA
- a CDS encoding FBP domain-containing protein has translation MLPLTESAIRSSLVNASQREARDLRLPEGFADLAWDRLDFLGWRDPKAPQRGIVVAPVGDELIGVLLQQSSTAPRSRAQCTWCQDVRLPNPVVFYGARRAGAAGRNGNTVGTLVCTDFECSANVRKPRPIPYLGFDPAAATAQLIDDLRNRVAAFAADIASTA, from the coding sequence ATGCTCCCCCTGACCGAATCCGCCATCCGCTCCTCGCTCGTCAACGCCTCGCAGCGCGAGGCCCGCGACCTCCGCCTCCCCGAGGGCTTCGCCGACCTCGCCTGGGACCGCCTCGACTTCCTCGGCTGGCGCGACCCCAAGGCCCCGCAGCGCGGCATCGTCGTCGCGCCCGTGGGCGACGAGCTGATCGGCGTGCTGCTGCAGCAGTCGTCGACCGCCCCGCGATCCCGCGCCCAGTGCACGTGGTGCCAGGACGTGCGCCTGCCGAACCCCGTCGTGTTCTACGGCGCGCGCCGCGCGGGCGCGGCCGGCCGCAACGGCAACACCGTCGGCACGCTCGTCTGCACCGACTTCGAGTGCAGCGCGAACGTGCGGAAGCCCCGGCCGATCCCGTACCTCGGCTTCGACCCCGCGGCGGCGACCGCGCAGCTCATCGACGACCTGCGGAATCGGGTGGCGGCGTTCGCGGCCGACATCGCGTCGACCGCGTGA
- a CDS encoding MSMEG_6728 family protein — translation MQTFLPYPDLAESMAVLDDKRLGKQRVETLQVMKAVTVAGYGWQSHPVTRMWRGYRPALMEYQEATCAEWTRRGFADTCFEKTLAVIAEVPEDLVAYTEGRIELPPWWGRAELHLSHRSKLLAKAPELYRPAFPGDPDDLDYVWPGASA, via the coding sequence GTGCAGACGTTCCTCCCCTATCCCGACCTCGCGGAGAGCATGGCCGTGCTCGACGACAAGCGGCTCGGGAAGCAGCGCGTCGAGACGCTCCAGGTGATGAAGGCCGTGACGGTCGCCGGCTACGGCTGGCAGAGCCACCCCGTCACGCGCATGTGGCGCGGCTACCGGCCCGCGCTCATGGAGTACCAGGAGGCGACGTGCGCCGAGTGGACCCGCCGCGGCTTCGCGGACACGTGCTTCGAGAAGACGCTCGCGGTCATCGCCGAGGTGCCCGAGGACCTCGTCGCCTACACGGAGGGTCGCATCGAGCTGCCGCCGTGGTGGGGCCGCGCGGAGCTGCACCTCTCCCACCGCTCGAAGCTGCTGGCCAAGGCGCCGGAGCTGTACCGGCCGGCGTTCCCGGGGGATCCGGACGACCTCGACTACGTGTGGCCGGGCGCGAGCGCCTGA
- a CDS encoding ThuA domain-containing protein: MPLRVTVWGENRHEQIEQHVRDRYPTGMHGAVAEGVQENLPAAHVEIATMDQPEHGLTEELLARTDVLTWWGHAAHAEVDDEIVARVHRHVLDGMGLIVLHSGHWSKIFTKLMGTTCTLRWRSEHDRELVWTVNPQHPITRGVPNPIVIDEQEMYGEYFDVPTPDELVFISGFTGGEVFRSGMTYRRGFGRIFFFSPGDQDFPVYHHTDVRRVIANACEWARPDRRETPTLLRYELGEYYDGTDYAGALER, encoded by the coding sequence ATCCCCCTCCGCGTCACCGTCTGGGGCGAGAACCGTCACGAGCAGATCGAGCAGCACGTCCGCGACCGCTACCCGACCGGGATGCACGGCGCCGTCGCCGAGGGCGTGCAGGAGAACCTGCCCGCGGCGCACGTCGAGATCGCGACCATGGACCAGCCCGAGCACGGCCTCACCGAGGAGCTGCTCGCGCGCACGGACGTCCTCACCTGGTGGGGCCACGCGGCCCACGCCGAGGTGGACGACGAGATCGTCGCGCGCGTGCACCGCCACGTGCTCGACGGGATGGGCCTCATCGTCCTGCACTCCGGGCACTGGTCGAAGATCTTCACGAAGCTGATGGGCACCACGTGCACGCTCCGCTGGCGCAGCGAGCACGACCGCGAGCTCGTGTGGACCGTGAACCCGCAGCACCCCATCACCCGCGGCGTCCCGAACCCCATCGTCATCGACGAGCAGGAGATGTACGGCGAGTACTTCGACGTGCCCACGCCCGACGAGCTCGTCTTCATCTCGGGCTTCACCGGCGGCGAGGTGTTCCGCAGCGGCATGACCTACCGCCGCGGGTTCGGCCGGATCTTCTTCTTCTCGCCCGGCGACCAGGACTTCCCCGTGTACCACCACACGGACGTCCGCCGCGTGATCGCGAACGCCTGCGAGTGGGCGCGGCCCGACCGCCGTGAGACGCCGACGCTGCTGCGCTACGAGCTCGGCGAGTACTACGACGGCACCGACTACGCCGGGGCGCTCGAGCGATGA
- a CDS encoding ROK family transcriptional regulator — protein MTGDETGRAVPLAPDPRSREIPPAGDARSRGTTPDHVRRSNLATVLQIVHETGPASRSELTRETGLNRSTIAALVGELQELGLVVESEPPGTNRVGRPSPIVSADPRVVVLAVNPEIDAVTVGLVGLDGVVQQRIRRDTDGVPTAAQAARVAAAIIDGIRADLRATRPDARVLGIGVAVPGLVRFDGGIVRLAPHLGWVDEPFAALLAEATGLPALAANDASLAAVAEGRFGSGRDVDDLVYLNGGASGVGGGVLIGRRPFGGAEGYGGELGHTLVDSGGELCHCGAVGCLETTVGQDALLEVTGLPRARADELGDVLAAALEAGDPPITREVERQIDNLAVALRNVVNIFNPSLVVLGGFLGSLHAADPDRILARATAQALPGAREALRIRRAALGPDRLMIGAAELAFARVLVDPSGVMRAAADAERTTA, from the coding sequence GTGACCGGCGACGAGACGGGCCGCGCCGTGCCGCTCGCGCCGGATCCCCGCTCCCGCGAGATCCCGCCCGCCGGCGACGCCCGCTCCCGCGGCACCACGCCCGACCACGTCCGCCGCTCCAACCTCGCGACCGTCCTCCAGATCGTGCACGAGACCGGCCCCGCGTCCCGCTCCGAGCTGACGCGCGAGACGGGCCTCAACCGTTCCACCATCGCCGCGCTCGTGGGCGAGCTGCAGGAGCTGGGGCTCGTCGTGGAGTCGGAGCCGCCCGGCACCAACCGCGTCGGCCGGCCAAGCCCCATCGTCTCGGCCGACCCGCGCGTGGTCGTCCTCGCGGTCAACCCCGAGATCGACGCCGTGACGGTCGGGCTCGTCGGCCTCGACGGCGTGGTGCAGCAGCGGATCCGCCGCGACACGGACGGGGTGCCGACCGCCGCGCAGGCCGCCCGGGTCGCCGCCGCGATCATCGACGGGATCCGCGCCGACCTCCGTGCCACCCGGCCCGACGCGCGCGTGCTCGGCATCGGCGTCGCGGTCCCCGGCCTCGTCCGCTTCGACGGCGGCATCGTCCGCCTCGCGCCGCACCTCGGTTGGGTGGACGAGCCGTTCGCCGCCCTCCTGGCCGAGGCCACCGGGCTCCCCGCGCTCGCCGCGAACGACGCGAGCCTCGCGGCCGTCGCGGAGGGGCGGTTCGGATCCGGCCGCGACGTCGACGACCTCGTCTACCTCAACGGCGGCGCGTCGGGCGTCGGCGGCGGCGTGCTCATCGGCCGGCGCCCGTTCGGCGGCGCCGAGGGCTACGGCGGCGAGCTCGGCCACACGCTCGTCGACTCCGGCGGCGAGCTCTGCCACTGCGGCGCCGTCGGCTGCCTCGAGACGACCGTCGGGCAGGACGCGCTGCTCGAGGTCACGGGCCTCCCGCGCGCCCGCGCCGACGAGCTGGGCGACGTGCTGGCGGCGGCGCTCGAGGCGGGGGATCCGCCGATCACCCGCGAAGTCGAGCGGCAGATCGACAACCTGGCCGTCGCGCTGCGCAACGTCGTCAACATCTTCAACCCGTCGCTCGTGGTGCTCGGCGGGTTCCTCGGGTCGCTGCACGCGGCGGACCCCGACCGGATCCTCGCCCGCGCCACCGCCCAGGCGCTCCCCGGCGCGCGCGAGGCGCTGCGGATCCGCCGCGCCGCCCTCGGCCCCGACCGGCTGATGATCGGCGCGGCCGAGCTGGCCTTCGCGCGCGTGCTCGTGGATCCGTCGGGCGTGATGCGCGCCGCCGCCGACGCGGAGCGCACCACGGCGTGA